The Halotia branconii CENA392 region CAGGTGAAATTGTTGGGGGTTTAGTTGGCAAAACACACTGGGGATGGTTATTTATCTCGCATTTGTGGGTTTTGGATACACTGCGAGGTCAGGGATATGGACGACAATTAATGCACAAAGCCGAACAAACAGCTAAAGAACGTGGTTGCGATCGCGCTTATCTCGATACTTTCAGTTTTCAGGCTTTGGGCTTTTATAAACGTCTAGGCTACGAAATTTTTGGGATCTTAGAAAACTTTCCCCCAGGTCATCAGCGGTATTTTTTACAAAAACAAATTTAGAGATTATCGTTCGTGTAATTGTTTTTAACTAAATGGAAGCTTTACCCAAAAATTGGTCAGATATCCAAGCTGATACTGTATATTTTTCAATCAGTATTAAGTATGACAAGAATCGAATTAAAAAATCATCCAGTCTGGCAATATTTGACTGAAATACTAGAAAATTTAAATACTGATGTTCTTGTCAAAGAGCATCTTAAACTATGTGATTATCAAATATGCGGTTACTGGGATGAACAAGACGAATATTATGAAATAGTTACTTTGCCTCGTACCATAGAAACAGAACTAGTCAGTAGTTCTATCGGCGTTACCTACAATAAACGCTTTCTACAACTGAAGTTTTTTCTAATAGCTTTTGCTATTGATGACATACAAAAAACAAATAATAATTTTCAAAAAGTGGGTAAGTTGGTTCTTATTTATGATGAAAATCTGGAATTTATTGATGAAAATTTTATCTTAGATATTGATTCTCCAATGCTGACAATCAAACGCACTCGCTCTGAATAGACAGCTTAAATTAAAAACTAACTTCCCAATCTAAAGATATATGATATAGGCAAATCTGACGACTACAACTAAAAACAACCGTCAGATATTTAACAACGTAAGTTCGATGAATCTCGCTGATAAAGGTAATCCCAAACAAGCAATTGAGCGTCCCTAAAAATGAGCGAACTGACAGTTTTATCTTTCATGGTATATGTTCTAAAGCTAAAGCTTTTTCATATTTCTGCTGATGGGGTCAAAACCTTGAGAAAAGCTGGTGCTGTCATCATAGCAAGCACCAGTTAAATCTGCTCCGTACAATTTGGATAGGTTAAGTTTAGCTCCTCGCAGATTTGCTTCTTGTAGTTTCACACCACTCAAATTCGCTCTAGTTAAGTTTGCTTTGGCTAAGTTAGCTCTACTTAAATCAGCTCCCCAAAGTTTGGCTTTAGCTAAGTTAGCTCTACTTAAGTCGGCTCCCCATAAATTAATTCCAGGCAAATAGGCTCCAATCAACTTAGTTTTACTTAAGTCTGTTGCTGGAAAATACCTTTCTCCTGCGTTATAACGCCGTGTCAGTTCTTCAGCATCCATGATTTGTGTTAACTTTATTCAATAATAAAGAAGTGATTTGTTGCCATTCTTGATTTAACTCTCCTAAAAACTCTGGCTGGCCACTACGTCGATACCAGTAACGAGCATTGTTCAAATCGCCTTCTTTACGATGTAAATAGGCATGAACCCAAGCACTATCAGCATCGCTCACATTTTGAACTATTTCATGAGCTTGGTTCCAATCACTTTGCTTGTCATACCATAAGGCTTGCAATGCTTTTGGTAATGTCAGGGGGCATGGGCGCTGTTTTGCGATCAATCGTAGAAATTCCTCTGTAGTCATAATCGTTACTCAACAAAATCAAACCTTTATTCAGTCTAATAAGTTAATAATTTGCGATTATTAAACCACAAGTTATACCGTTTCACTTTAAAGTTGATACATTTGGGGAAGCAGGGGAAGCAGAGGGAGAAAATAACCTATGCCCCATTCCCCATGCCCCATTCCCCATGCCCCATGCCCCATGCCCCACGCCCCATGCCCAAAAACTTCATCCCGCAAGTGGCGTGAAGTTTTTTATTAGTGAGGATTTATAACCTAGCAGCGCATAAAGCAGCCCCTATTAGCCCCACTTGGGGATTGAGAATAATATATACAGGTATTTCTTCAAGGATAGGACGCATTCTACCTTTTTGAGTGAAATTGAGCAGGAAATTGCTGTTTTGGATTAAAGGAAGTATTTTAGGTGCAATGCCACCGGCAACGTATAAGCCGCCGTAGGGTAGAAGTTTAAGGGCAAGATTTCCGGCTTCTGCACCGTAAGCCTCTATAAATAATTGTAAAGTTTGTTCTGAAAGGCGATCGCTTTTTTGTAATGCTGCTTTACCAATAGCAGCACCAGGATCAACACTTTTTTCTTGTTGTCCTGCTTCTTGTTCCCAAGTTCTAATAATTTGGGCAATTTCTGGTGATTCGGTGGCTATTTTGCGATCGCGCAGAAATTGGTAAATTGCGACAATTCCCAATCCAGAAACTACTCGTTCTACAGAAACACGCTGGATATCATGTTTATCCAGCAGATATTTTAAGAGTTGAAACTCTAACTCGGTACGGGGGGCAAAATCAGCGTGTCCACCTTCGGAGGGAAAAACTTGATGCTGATTTCCTTGTTTCATTAAAAAGCCTTGTCCTAAGCCAGTACCAGCACCAATAATGGCAATAGGGGCATCGGGTTTGGGTTTGCCAACTTGTAAAGTTAGTAGGTCTTGTTTATTTAAACCAAAAATACCATAACCAACAGCAGCAAAGTCATTGATTAAAGAAATTGAGGCGATGCCTAATTCTTGTTCGAGGCGTTGGGTATCTAAGAACCATGCCAAATTAGTCAGCTTGGCGGTATTATTAACCACTGGCCCAGCGATCGCAAAACAAGCTTTTTGTGGTGTTGGTGTTTTAGCTTTTTGCAAAAACTGCTGCACCATCGGCACTAAATCAGGAAAGTCACCACTAAGATAAACTTCTTCACAAATAGTATGTAACCCTGATGAATCTGAGGTTTCAACTAAACGTAAAATAGTTTTTGTGCCGCCAGTGTCTCCTGCTAATAATAAGGTCATACCAGTTATAGTTAATGGGAATTAGTTAAATCGAATTACTTCTTCTATATGAGTCAAATGGGAAGTGTCACCTTTTAGTTCTAGCAACCATTCTGGATCTTGACGCACGACTTTTACTAAGGAACACAGGGAAGCCTTAACTTCTGTTTTGGCAATTTCCCCTACTAACCCCATTGCCCCACCTAATACGGAAGCACCATGTCCTACAAGTAGAATATCGTGTGGGAAGAACTCTGTAGATAAACATCTAGCGGCTTGCCCAGAACGTTCGCGCACTTTTTCGTGAGTTTCAGGATATTTAGCCGCGATACGTGAGGTGTAGCTAGTATCAATTCTGGGGAATAATTCTGCTAGCGCCCAAACTGACAGTCTTTCTGGTTCCTCTGTCATCCAAGCAGGGTTAAGCCATTCACTTAAGCCTGTTTCTAATTTAATGGGTAAATTTAGCACTTGGGCGATCGCATTGGCTGTTTGTACTGTCCGCAAGAAAGGAGAAGCGAAAATATGGGCAATTCGTTCTCTTTTTAAGCGTTTAGCTAACTGCTGTGCTTGGATAATTCCGTCATCAGACAAAGGTGGATCGTAGCGTCGTTCTGCGGTGAGAAACCAATCAGGATTTACAAAGTCGAGGCGGTTGGCGTGTCTTGCGATCCAGACTATTTGACTCATGAGTTTTTATATATTTTCCCCTAGCTAAAGCCTTGGGCTACACAAAATAGAACCACGCTTAAGTAGGCTTTCAATTTAATATACTCTGATGATGAGGAGCTTTGTCTAGTAAAAAGTCGTTATGCTTGTCAGCCCTCAATACTGCTCGGTTAAGCTCAAAAAGCTTAATATTTGTAGGTTGGGTTGAGGAACGAAACCCAACATGTCTGGGGTTTTTTTGGGTTTCACTTCGTTTAACCCAACCTACAATGATCCTTAAGCGAGTAGTATTGTGTCAGCCCTAGTTTTACGTCTGTTTTAATCGTAATTAGGAATTATCAATGGCACTCAAAGTTTTTCAGCTACTAGCAGTTATTTTAATGGGCGTACAGTTGGGCGTTTCTTACGCACACTTTATGCAGATGCCAGGAAAGTTATCATTGCCTCTTGATTGCTACATCTTGGTACAAAATCAAGTAATTAGCTATAAAGTCAAATTATCTTTCATTGAGATTCCATCTCTCATTTCTGCTGGGCTAGCAACTATTTTAATTCGTCGCCAGCGAAAGTCTTTTTGGCTAACTTTAGTTGGATTAGCTTGTATGATTTTGATGTTGATTGTTTGGGCATTATTTATTCAACCACTCAATCAGCAAATTGATAATTGGACTTTGCTCACTGCTCCCACTAATTGGTCTACTCTTCGTTATCAGTGGCATTTTTATCATTTAATTCGTCTGGGAATATCATTTATAGGAATGGCAGCACTTACCGCTTCATTATTATTTGATAAAGCCAAGTCTCGCGTATAAAAAATTTTGGATTCATCTATCTGAATTTACACGTAACATTTGATTGCCATTTTTCTGAAATTCGTAAGGGACTTTTTTAATTTCTACTGAATATCCTTGCTTTTTTAATTCATTAATTACTGGATTTAACCAAGGCGATGTTTCACCTGATATATTCAATAATGGAAAAACCCGTACTTCCTTAGCAACTCTGCACATTTCTAAAATTGATGATAAATGAAATGCTTCTAAAAAGTTATCGGAATAAGTAAATAATAAGTGGGAACATAAAGCTAAATCAAACTGATTTGTGACAAACGGTAATATAGGTAGTTCATCTTTTATATAGCGTTTTTCTATAATTCCTATAGGAAAATCCGCCAAAAATTGCTGCATTGCCGCCATGCGAATTGCGCCCATTTGTTCTGGCGACTGGATATCTTGCCAAATATAATATTCTTGATTGGCTTTAACACCTTCGACGACTGTTTCATAAGTATCTTCAATCCGTTTACTAATTTCATCGGCTGTAAATTGATAAATTGGATCGCAAGAAATAACTTTATAGCCTTGAAGTGTCATTTCTGCGTTGAAACTAGCAGGCCCACCAGCACAATCAAGTATATTTAATTTGAGTTCTTCAGGAGTTAAATTAAACATTTTGACGTATTCCTTCATCGAACGCCCCCAAGGAATAACGTTTTCCAGTTTAAAAACCATTCGGCTCAACTCCTACAATTTTAACCATCCAAATAATTGTCTTACAGTCAATTGCAAATTACTAACTAAATCAAGAACTGGTAATACTTCATGTTCTTCTTGTTGAAGTTCCGGTTGCTGTTGTTGGGGATAGACTAAAACCGATCGCTCCTCTGGATCAATCAACCATCCGAAACTACTACCGTATTTGAGACAGTGCAAAATATTTCCGGTGACTTTCGTTTGATTTTGATCTGGTGAAAGAATTTCGGCGTTGCTGAATCATGGGATGAAGCACG contains the following coding sequences:
- a CDS encoding GNAT family N-acetyltransferase, with translation MTELTITVEDNPKLKDIQVVIGNILDYNNNSQIEKDIAYPLAVLIRDATGEIVGGLVGKTHWGWLFISHLWVLDTLRGQGYGRQLMHKAEQTAKERGCDRAYLDTFSFQALGFYKRLGYEIFGILENFPPGHQRYFLQKQI
- a CDS encoding pentapeptide repeat-containing protein, which produces MDAEELTRRYNAGERYFPATDLSKTKLIGAYLPGINLWGADLSRANLAKAKLWGADLSRANLAKANLTRANLSGVKLQEANLRGAKLNLSKLYGADLTGACYDDSTSFSQGFDPISRNMKKL
- a CDS encoding glucokinase, translating into MTLLLAGDTGGTKTILRLVETSDSSGLHTICEEVYLSGDFPDLVPMVQQFLQKAKTPTPQKACFAIAGPVVNNTAKLTNLAWFLDTQRLEQELGIASISLINDFAAVGYGIFGLNKQDLLTLQVGKPKPDAPIAIIGAGTGLGQGFLMKQGNQHQVFPSEGGHADFAPRTELEFQLLKYLLDKHDIQRVSVERVVSGLGIVAIYQFLRDRKIATESPEIAQIIRTWEQEAGQQEKSVDPGAAIGKAALQKSDRLSEQTLQLFIEAYGAEAGNLALKLLPYGGLYVAGGIAPKILPLIQNSNFLLNFTQKGRMRPILEEIPVYIILNPQVGLIGAALCAARL
- a CDS encoding histidine phosphatase family protein → MSQIVWIARHANRLDFVNPDWFLTAERRYDPPLSDDGIIQAQQLAKRLKRERIAHIFASPFLRTVQTANAIAQVLNLPIKLETGLSEWLNPAWMTEEPERLSVWALAELFPRIDTSYTSRIAAKYPETHEKVRERSGQAARCLSTEFFPHDILLVGHGASVLGGAMGLVGEIAKTEVKASLCSLVKVVRQDPEWLLELKGDTSHLTHIEEVIRFN
- a CDS encoding DUF1772 domain-containing protein, encoding MALKVFQLLAVILMGVQLGVSYAHFMQMPGKLSLPLDCYILVQNQVISYKVKLSFIEIPSLISAGLATILIRRQRKSFWLTLVGLACMILMLIVWALFIQPLNQQIDNWTLLTAPTNWSTLRYQWHFYHLIRLGISFIGMAALTASLLFDKAKSRV
- a CDS encoding SAM-dependent methyltransferase, which translates into the protein MVFKLENVIPWGRSMKEYVKMFNLTPEELKLNILDCAGGPASFNAEMTLQGYKVISCDPIYQFTADEISKRIEDTYETVVEGVKANQEYYIWQDIQSPEQMGAIRMAAMQQFLADFPIGIIEKRYIKDELPILPFVTNQFDLALCSHLLFTYSDNFLEAFHLSSILEMCRVAKEVRVFPLLNISGETSPWLNPVINELKKQGYSVEIKKVPYEFQKNGNQMLRVNSDR